A genomic stretch from Candidatus Brocadiaceae bacterium includes:
- a CDS encoding RNA ligase partner protein: protein MEKNIKQEQIVIDTSIFTNPDIYQSFGVNPTEALHEFLRIISKLEEGPAFYMPPSIYEELLNFVETKNFLTDLQIHIIQKPPKRYELSVPAFLLYELIEDVRSRIDKGLRVAEEAVRETSPENQPETISNMRKKYRTALREGIIDSKEDVDLILLAKELNGILMSADKGIVKWADKLGIRYLDPHMLRRVLNKLLP from the coding sequence ATGGAGAAAAATATCAAACAGGAACAGATCGTGATTGATACAAGTATTTTTACCAATCCGGACATTTACCAGTCATTTGGCGTAAACCCAACAGAGGCTTTGCACGAGTTTTTAAGGATTATCAGTAAACTGGAAGAGGGGCCAGCGTTTTACATGCCACCTTCAATCTATGAAGAACTGCTGAACTTTGTTGAAACAAAGAATTTTCTTACAGACCTGCAAATCCATATTATTCAAAAGCCCCCAAAGCGTTATGAACTCTCGGTTCCTGCATTTTTGCTCTATGAACTGATAGAAGATGTACGCAGCCGAATCGACAAGGGCTTACGGGTAGCAGAAGAAGCCGTAAGAGAAACATCACCTGAAAATCAACCGGAAACTATTTCCAATATGCGGAAAAAATATCGTACAGCGCTCCGTGAAGGAATTATTGACAGCAAGGAAGATGTGGATCTTATCCTCCTGGCAAAAGAGTTGAATGGTATTTTAATGAGCGCCGATAAGGGTATTGTGAAATGGGCAGACAAACTCGGCATACGATACCTCGACCCACATATGTTACGCAGGGTTCTGAATAAGCTCCTGCCATGA
- a CDS encoding RNA ligase, with translation MKIHNVVKMFGISEEVWHESFGRQDVMCETFEDVSYYRVRKKVGLLERGAIVTPEGVLFAYPRIARILHLENGIRASYAQPFYIEEKIDGYNVRIARIKGRVLAFTRGAYVCPFSTDRIVDFLDVKHIFDENPELIICGEFAGPDNPYNKEYPPYVTKDVGFFSFDLMMLNKSYTVSVEEGYKIFDAYSIPTTKRFGRFSVSDVSRIKEIINELDDRGCEGIVMKPIRTEEKPMKHVTLGSCFRDIRITAPLMIQMQPEFFTHRIIRAAMFIHEYRRSLDPETFSRLGEAMLKPVYESVAKAARGELIEEKFLLRFREEKNVQKMIDHLNKCKVTFGVLSKKKVDAYWVVEFTRKYYASYDSLRTCLEGMPHID, from the coding sequence ATGAAAATACATAATGTAGTTAAAATGTTTGGTATCTCAGAGGAAGTCTGGCATGAATCGTTTGGTAGGCAAGATGTTATGTGTGAAACGTTTGAGGACGTTTCTTATTATCGGGTGAGGAAAAAGGTCGGGTTATTGGAGAGAGGGGCCATAGTTACCCCTGAAGGAGTACTTTTTGCTTATCCACGTATTGCTCGGATACTACATCTGGAAAACGGTATTCGTGCTTCATATGCTCAGCCATTTTATATCGAAGAGAAGATAGACGGTTATAATGTTCGGATTGCCCGTATTAAGGGACGTGTATTAGCTTTCACGAGAGGGGCTTATGTATGTCCGTTTTCAACAGATAGAATAGTGGATTTTTTAGATGTAAAACATATTTTTGATGAAAATCCGGAGCTTATTATTTGTGGTGAATTTGCAGGGCCAGACAATCCTTATAATAAAGAATATCCGCCGTATGTAACAAAGGATGTTGGCTTTTTTTCTTTTGATTTAATGATGTTGAATAAATCGTATACTGTTTCAGTTGAGGAAGGATACAAAATCTTTGATGCCTATAGCATTCCAACCACAAAGAGATTTGGAAGATTTTCGGTGTCAGATGTTTCGAGAATAAAAGAGATTATAAATGAATTAGATGACAGAGGATGTGAAGGTATAGTCATGAAACCGATTCGCACAGAAGAAAAGCCCATGAAACATGTGACTCTGGGTTCTTGTTTTCGTGATATACGCATTACTGCGCCCTTGATGATCCAGATGCAGCCAGAATTTTTCACTCACAGGATTATTCGGGCAGCGATGTTCATTCATGAATATCGCCGGTCTTTGGATCCGGAAACCTTCTCTCGACTGGGGGAGGCAATGCTAAAGCCCGTTTATGAAAGCGTGGCAAAAGCTGCAAGAGGAGAACTTATAGAGGAAAAATTTCTCCTCCGCTTTCGAGAAGAGAAGAATGTCCAGAAGATGATAGATCACTTAAATAAATGTAAGGTCACGTTTGGGGTGTTGTCAAAGAAAAAAGTAGATGCGTATTGGGTTGTGGAGTTTACCAGAAAATATTATGCGTCTTACGATAGTCTTCGAACTTGTCTGGAGGGCATGCCTCACATAGACTAA
- a CDS encoding DHH family phosphoesterase has product MSKSGEEIFIIDNEEKALIGLEESNMRTTIADIQNLDISSLPTKETIAFIFLQKTFKDNLCLVKTFKHLFPDKFILSKATNEKEAYELLENGVDHVIQTVDIITNALLTELEKAKVKQSVFNLVTVVKVATNKGLAIFLQDNPDPDAIASGLALKRIAEKYEVKSQIYYGGNIGHQQNKTLVNLLETNLIRLTSSKESQEILNNSDKIALIEASIPAKNNILPASVIPNIIIDHHQTDFSLVKGDFIEILPHIGATSTIMTRYLRHLDIVPDLSLATALRYGIRVDTSGFTRNTTTEDLDAAAYLSPLVDVGLLNQIENPPMSAETLDIIGRAIRNREIKGSYLSSFVEFINDRDALPQAAELLLQMEGVSTVLVFGIDKDKVQLSSRSVDSRINLAALLQKAFGFMNAGGHATMAAGSIDLGIFGDVNDKKSLSKITYDAVRKKFFSAAGVDLEKREIPENSELITNTTEY; this is encoded by the coding sequence TTGAGCAAGTCAGGTGAAGAAATATTCATAATCGACAATGAGGAAAAAGCATTGATTGGACTGGAAGAATCCAATATGCGGACAACTATAGCAGATATCCAAAACCTGGACATTTCCTCTCTGCCAACGAAAGAAACTATTGCCTTTATTTTTTTACAAAAAACCTTTAAAGACAATTTATGTTTGGTAAAAACCTTTAAACACTTATTTCCGGATAAATTTATCCTATCAAAGGCAACAAATGAAAAAGAAGCTTATGAATTATTAGAAAATGGAGTAGATCATGTTATTCAAACAGTTGACATTATCACAAATGCCCTTTTAACCGAACTGGAAAAGGCAAAAGTAAAACAATCCGTTTTTAATCTGGTAACTGTAGTAAAAGTAGCAACAAACAAGGGGTTGGCAATTTTTTTGCAGGACAACCCTGATCCAGATGCCATAGCTTCAGGACTTGCGCTAAAACGTATTGCCGAAAAGTATGAGGTAAAATCACAAATTTATTACGGAGGCAATATCGGACATCAACAAAACAAAACATTAGTTAATTTACTGGAAACGAACCTGATTCGACTGACATCTTCGAAGGAATCGCAGGAAATACTCAATAATAGTGATAAAATAGCATTAATTGAAGCATCGATCCCTGCAAAAAATAACATATTACCGGCTTCTGTAATCCCAAATATTATTATAGATCATCACCAAACTGATTTTAGCCTTGTAAAAGGAGACTTTATTGAAATATTGCCGCATATAGGAGCCACTTCCACTATTATGACACGGTACCTGAGGCATCTAGATATCGTACCTGATCTCTCCCTTGCAACGGCTCTCCGTTATGGAATCAGGGTTGATACCAGCGGATTTACAAGAAACACTACGACCGAAGATCTTGATGCCGCTGCCTACCTATCACCATTAGTAGACGTGGGGCTATTAAACCAAATTGAAAATCCCCCCATGAGTGCGGAAACGCTAGACATAATTGGACGTGCTATCCGAAATCGAGAAATAAAGGGTTCATATTTAAGTTCATTCGTAGAGTTTATAAATGATCGAGATGCTCTGCCACAAGCGGCAGAACTTCTGTTACAAATGGAAGGAGTTTCTACGGTATTGGTTTTTGGTATTGATAAAGATAAAGTACAGTTGTCCTCCAGGAGCGTAGACTCAAGAATCAATCTAGCGGCATTATTACAAAAAGCATTTGGTTTTATGAATGCAGGAGGACATGCAACTATGGCTGCGGGAAGCATTGACTTAGGTATTTTTGGAGATGTAAATGATAAGAAATCTCTATCAAAAATCACTTACGATGCCGTGCGAAAAAAGTTTTTTTCTGCAGCAGGTGTTGATTTAGAAAAGCGAGAAATCCCAGAAAATTCAGAATTAATTACAAATACTACTGAATACTAG